The following proteins come from a genomic window of Triticum aestivum cultivar Chinese Spring chromosome 6A, IWGSC CS RefSeq v2.1, whole genome shotgun sequence:
- the LOC123127489 gene encoding DNA repair protein XRCC3 homolog: MRPPAPKTSAYSQQEPRPENLLLLASPRAAKLSLGCPLLDRLLSGGLPAASVTEIAGESAAGKTQLCLQLALLAPLSPHPSSSLFLCSDVPFPLRRLRLLAPKSRPDLLDHVLVAAVHSPSDLLSLLSRAQYHLSHPSRSPHPLPIRVILLDSIASLFRADFDASPADLKRRSGLFFKISAKLKELAHRHQCVVVVTNQVVDVVEGNTGNTVAWSSGRQVSPALGLAWANCVNTRLFLTREVDSNGGSARRHMKVAFAPHLPVRTCEFVIRRDGVFGVEPAQR, encoded by the coding sequence ATGCGGCCTCCGGCGCCCAAGACCTCCGCCTACAGCCAACAAGAACCTCGTCCGGAGAACCTTCTTCTCCTCGCTTCCCCCCGCGCTGCCAAACTCTCCCTTGGCTGCCCCCTCTTGGAccgcctcctctccggtggcctccccGCCGCGTCGGTCACAGAGATTGCTGGCGAATCCGCCGCCGGGAAGACCCAGCTTTGCCTCCAGCTCGCCCTCCTCGCGCCCCTCTCCCCTCACCCTTCCTCCTCCCTCTTCTTATGCTCCGACGTCCCCTTtcccctccgccgcctccgcctccttgcCCCCAAATCGCGGCCAGACCTCCTGGATCACGTCCTTGTGGCCGCTGTACACTCCCCCTCCGACCTCCTCTCCCTCCTATCCCGCGCCCAGTACCACCTCTCCCACCCGAGTCGCTCCCCCCACCCCCTGCCTATCCGCGTCATCCTCCTTGACTCCATCGCTTCCCTCTTCCGCGCCGACTTCGACGCCTCACCCGCCGACCTCAAACGCCGGTCTGGGCTCTTCTTCAAGATATCCGCAAAACTCAAGGAACTGGCTCACAGGCACCAATGTGTGGTTGTGGTTACCAACCAGGTGGTCGACGTGGTGGAGGGGAACACGGGAAACACCGTGGCCTGGTCGTCGGGGCGGCAGGTGAGCCCTGCGCTGGGGCTTGCGTGGGCCAACTGCGTCAACACTCGGCTGTTCCTGACGCGGGAGGTGGATAGCAACGGTGGGAGTGCCAGGAGGCACATGAAGGTGGCCTTCGCGCCGCACTTGCCGGTGCGGACGTGTGAGTTCGTGATACGGAGGGACGGTGTCTTCGGCGTTGAGCCGGCACAAAGGTAG